Proteins from one Coffea arabica cultivar ET-39 chromosome 8c, Coffea Arabica ET-39 HiFi, whole genome shotgun sequence genomic window:
- the LOC113705272 gene encoding molybdate transporter 1-like: MENPLENTNQIRNRGQRFNVVQKVKNNLLFRSKWAEINGAMGDLGTYIPIILALTLAKDLNLGTTLIFTGVYNFVTGAIYGVPMPVQPMKSIAAVAISDADFNIPEVMASGICTAGILLVLGVTGLMQLVYKLIPISIVRGIQLAQGLSFAMTAVKYIRKVQNLSKSKSGADRHWVGLDGLLLAIICACFIIVVNGAGDDNEYAAETESGANDASGSGNNRRKRLRKIITSLPSAFIIFLLGVVLAISRGPKAVKGFKFGPSPIEVVKMSKHAWKEGFIKGTIPQLPLSILNSVIAVCKLSTDLFPEKDTSVTSVSITVGMMNLIGCWFGAMPCCHGAGGLAGQYKFGGRSGGCVALLGLAKLVLGLVLGSSLVKILDQFPVGVLGVLLLFAGIELAICSRDMNSKEDAFVMLICTAVSLVGSSAALGFLCGIVVYLLLRLRKLYGGQSSSAICFHGNP; the protein is encoded by the coding sequence ATGGAAAACCCTTTAGAAAACACTAATCAAATCAGAAACCGCGGCCAAAGGTTCAACGTTGTACAAAAAGTGAAGAACAACTTACTTTTCAGATCAAAGTGGGCGGAGATAAATGGTGCAATGGGGGATCTAGGCACTTACATTCCTATAATATTGGCTTTGACACTAGCCAAGGACCTGAATCTTGGTACCACGCTGATATTCACTGGTGTATACAACTTTGTCACAGGTGCAATCTATGGTGTCCCCATGCCAGTGCAGCCGATGAAGTCAATTGCAGCAGTGGCCATCTCTGATGCAGATTTTAATATCCCAGAAGTTATGGCATCAGGGATTTGCACTGCAGGGATTTTACTTGTTCTTGGTGTGACAGGCTTGATGCAACTTGTGTATAAGCTTATTCCAATTTCAATTGTCAGAGGAATTCAGCTAGCACAAGGCTTATCATTTGCCATGACTGCGGTCAAGTACATAAGAAAAGTACAAAACTTATCTAAATCAAAGTCTGGTGCAGACAGGCATTGGGTTGGCTTGGATGGATTGCTCTTGGCTATTATTTGTGCTTGTTTCATTATAGTTGTTAACGGTGCTGGCGATGACAACGAGTATGCAGCAGAAACTGAGAGCGGTGCCAATGATGCCAGTGGATCAGGAAACaacagaagaaaaaggttgagaaaaatcataacttctcTGCCTTCTGCTTTCATCATCTTTTTGTTAGGTGTGGTTTTGGCAATTAGTAGAGGGCCTAAAGCAGTCAAAGGATTTAAATTTGGACCATCTCCTATTGAAGTTGTGAAAATGTCCAAGCATGCATGGAAGGAAGGATTCATTAAGGGCACAATTCCTCAACTTCCACTATCAATTCTAAATTCAGTGATTGCTGTCTGTAAATTGTCGACTGATCTTTTTCCAGAGAAGGACACCTCAGTCACGTCTGTTTCAATTACTGTTGGAATGATGAACTTAATAGGATGTTGGTTTGGAGCCATGCCATGCTGCCACGGTGCAGGAGGGCTAGCTGGACAGTATAAATTTGGTGGGAGGAGTGGTGGATGTGTGGCCCTCCTTGGTTTAGCCAAGTTGGTTTTGGGTTTAGTTTTAGGTAGCTCTCTAGTGAAGATTTTGGACCAATTTCCTGTTGGTGTCCTAGGGGTTCTGTTATTGTTTGCAGGGATTGAACTTGCTATTTGCTCAAGGGACATGAACTCGAAGGAAGATGCATTTGTCATGCTGATTTGCACTGCTGTTTCACTGGTAGGCTCTAGTGCAGCACTCGGTTTCCTGTGTGGAATTGTTGTTTATTTGCTTCTCAGGCTAAGAAAACTGTATGGTGGTCAGTcttcttctgcaatttgctTTCATGGTAACCCATAA